A section of the Alkalihalobacillus sp. LMS39 genome encodes:
- a CDS encoding Wzz/FepE/Etk N-terminal domain-containing protein — MENQVVRKATEINIKAIYQLLKKKWWMIALITFLFSAAGWYYTTYHTTPIYESSSRIIINDSTNNFNTLRVVIRETAVMERVIHELDLNRTVDGLRGQIAVQSVDNSQIVNITVYDTNPELAALIANKTAHVYKDEVKDLLDFTGVSILSEAQTSGNAYPINQNHRKIYLVAFMVGLVGGIGFVFLLDSLDNTLRSEREIEKLLGVPVIGSISKITKRSLADGNQIKHEKQNLRGETIGS, encoded by the coding sequence ATGGAAAATCAAGTGGTAAGAAAAGCGACAGAAATTAATATAAAAGCCATTTATCAGCTTCTGAAAAAGAAGTGGTGGATGATTGCCTTGATAACTTTCCTCTTTTCAGCGGCAGGTTGGTATTATACGACATACCACACAACACCGATTTATGAGTCATCTTCACGAATTATAATCAATGATAGTACGAATAATTTTAATACACTACGCGTAGTTATTCGAGAAACAGCTGTTATGGAACGCGTGATTCATGAGCTTGATTTAAATCGAACTGTTGATGGATTACGAGGGCAAATTGCTGTTCAGAGCGTCGATAACTCGCAAATTGTCAATATTACAGTGTATGATACAAATCCAGAGCTTGCTGCATTAATCGCCAATAAAACCGCTCATGTATATAAGGATGAAGTAAAAGACCTTCTTGACTTTACGGGTGTAAGCATTTTAAGTGAAGCTCAAACTTCTGGAAATGCATATCCAATAAATCAAAACCATCGGAAAATTTATTTGGTTGCCTTTATGGTTGGACTAGTAGGAGGAATTGGTTTTGTGTTTTTACTTGATAGCCTTGATAACACGTTACGGTCAGAAAGAGAAATTGAAAAATTGTTAGGAGTACCTGTTATTGGCAGTATTTCGAAAATAACAAAACGGTCGTTAGCAGATGGGAATCAAATCAAACATGAAAAGCAAAATTTAAGAGGTGAGACCATTGGTTCGTAA
- a CDS encoding CpsD/CapB family tyrosine-protein kinase encodes MVRNNILKSLITLKKPDSIIAEQFETIRTNLEFSAFETKAKAILITSPARNEGKTLAGTNLAFSFAKQGKSVLLIDTDVRKGKLHEIFKLKNDVGLTNILIGQVSYEEAIIRTHSSKVDVLTSGPVPSNTERLFSSDAMVEFIEEVKAIYDYVIFDSLPILVGADTKTIASRCDGVIMVVRNGKTERELALEAKAVVDVVKANMIGVIFNGKSKSLFS; translated from the coding sequence TTGGTTCGTAATAATATTTTGAAAAGTCTCATTACATTAAAAAAACCTGACTCTATTATCGCAGAGCAATTTGAAACGATTCGTACCAATCTTGAATTTTCCGCTTTTGAGACAAAGGCGAAAGCGATTTTAATTACATCCCCAGCAAGGAACGAAGGAAAAACATTAGCTGGGACGAATCTGGCGTTTTCATTTGCGAAACAAGGAAAAAGTGTTCTTTTAATTGATACTGATGTTAGAAAAGGTAAACTACATGAAATATTTAAGTTGAAAAATGATGTTGGGTTAACAAATATATTGATTGGGCAAGTGAGCTATGAAGAAGCTATCATTCGTACTCATTCTTCAAAGGTTGATGTCCTCACAAGTGGTCCAGTTCCATCCAATACAGAACGGTTATTTAGTTCAGATGCGATGGTAGAATTTATTGAAGAAGTAAAAGCGATTTATGATTATGTCATTTTTGATTCATTGCCGATTCTTGTAGGCGCCGATACGAAAACAATAGCAAGTCGTTGTGATGGTGTCATAATGGTCGTTCGAAATGGAAAAACAGAACGTGAATTGGCTCTAGAAGCGAAAGCTGTAGTAGATGTTGTAAAAGCGAATATGATTGGTGTCATTTTTAACGGAAAATCAAAGTCACTATTTTCCTAA
- a CDS encoding nucleoside-diphosphate sugar epimerase/dehydratase produces MSYRQRLSMLLGIDTGLIFVTVFISSFIMYDFRFVSSPSFIVVLCGMLLSHYIFSFFHKLYKKAWEYASIGELISIVKIGFLSLFIVSIVQFLLTTVDVRLLVIMFMVYLLMIGSSRFCWRMYRDTVIKDKQQKKRTLIIGAGAAGTMVARQLLYNREAELEPVAFIDDNENKQFLDIFGLPVVGGMNQLQMVVNQMGIEHIIIAIPSLQRRKLNDIFQKCLHTSVKTQVMPMLEDIMTGKVEVNQLRDVQVEDLLGREPIELNIESISEKITGKVVLVTGAGGSIGSEICRQVARFNPSTLVLLGHGENSIYSIEMEIKPLFSSTKIQFVTEICDVQDEQKIKEVMGKYHPHIVYHAAAHKHVPLMERNPEEAVKNNVIGTMNVAKAADISLVDTFVLISTDKAVNPTSVMGATKRLAEMIIQHMSQTSQTTFIAVRFGNVLGSRGSVIPLFKKQIEAGGPVTVTHPDMIRYFMTIPEAAKLVIQASSLANGGEIFVLDMGEPVKIVDLAQNLIRLSGYSVEEIGIHYTGMRPGEKLFEELLNEDEIHDEQIYPKIYVGKTAQIFIEEIETILQSFSVMDKETLKAQLLELVNRKQVREKIPIPS; encoded by the coding sequence ATGTCTTATCGTCAGCGTTTATCGATGTTACTTGGGATTGATACAGGTTTAATTTTTGTGACGGTTTTTATTAGTAGTTTTATTATGTATGATTTTCGCTTTGTTAGTAGTCCTAGCTTTATCGTTGTGCTATGTGGCATGTTATTGAGTCATTATATTTTTTCTTTTTTTCATAAGTTATACAAAAAAGCATGGGAGTACGCAAGCATTGGAGAGTTAATTAGCATCGTTAAAATAGGATTCCTTTCCTTATTCATAGTAAGTATCGTTCAGTTTCTTCTAACTACAGTTGATGTTCGGTTATTAGTGATTATGTTTATGGTTTATTTACTTATGATTGGTAGTTCTCGGTTTTGTTGGAGAATGTATCGAGATACCGTGATAAAAGACAAACAGCAAAAGAAACGAACATTAATTATTGGAGCGGGTGCTGCTGGAACAATGGTTGCGCGTCAGTTACTTTATAATCGCGAGGCTGAATTAGAGCCTGTTGCTTTTATCGATGATAATGAAAACAAACAATTTTTGGACATCTTTGGTCTTCCTGTTGTAGGAGGAATGAACCAGTTACAAATGGTTGTTAATCAAATGGGAATTGAGCATATCATTATAGCGATCCCATCATTACAACGTAGGAAATTGAACGATATTTTTCAAAAATGTCTCCATACATCGGTGAAAACACAAGTAATGCCAATGTTAGAGGATATTATGACTGGAAAGGTGGAAGTAAACCAACTTCGAGATGTTCAAGTAGAAGATTTACTTGGGCGAGAACCGATAGAATTAAATATTGAATCTATTTCAGAAAAAATTACAGGAAAAGTCGTGTTAGTTACCGGAGCTGGAGGGTCAATTGGTTCAGAGATTTGCAGGCAAGTCGCGAGATTTAATCCTTCCACTCTTGTATTACTAGGACATGGTGAAAATAGTATATATTCGATTGAAATGGAAATAAAGCCTTTGTTTTCTTCGACAAAAATACAGTTTGTTACAGAAATTTGTGATGTGCAAGATGAACAGAAAATAAAAGAAGTGATGGGGAAATATCATCCGCATATTGTCTATCATGCCGCAGCACATAAGCATGTTCCTCTAATGGAAAGAAACCCAGAGGAAGCCGTAAAAAACAATGTGATTGGAACGATGAATGTAGCGAAAGCTGCAGACATCAGTTTAGTTGATACCTTCGTTTTAATTTCTACAGATAAGGCCGTAAACCCAACGAGCGTCATGGGGGCAACGAAACGTTTAGCTGAAATGATAATTCAGCATATGAGCCAAACAAGTCAGACTACCTTTATTGCTGTTCGTTTTGGGAATGTATTAGGGAGTCGAGGAAGTGTCATTCCACTATTTAAAAAACAAATCGAAGCGGGTGGACCAGTGACCGTTACTCATCCGGATATGATTCGTTACTTCATGACAATCCCTGAGGCCGCAAAACTCGTCATTCAAGCTAGTAGTTTAGCAAATGGAGGAGAAATCTTTGTTTTGGATATGGGCGAACCTGTAAAAATAGTCGATTTAGCTCAAAATTTAATTAGACTATCCGGATACAGTGTAGAAGAAATTGGGATTCATTATACGGGAATGCGTCCTGGTGAAAAATTATTTGAGGAACTTTTAAACGAAGATGAAATACACGATGAACAAATTTATCCAAAAATCTATGTTGGAAAAACAGCGCAAATTTTTATTGAAGAAATTGAAACTATTCTCCAATCCTTTTCAGTTATGGACAAAGAGACTTTAAAAGCTCAGTTATTAGAGCTCGTAAATCGCAAGCAAGTGAGGGAAAAAATCCCGATACCAAGTTAA
- a CDS encoding glycosyltransferase family 4 protein produces the protein MPRKILFCATVDYHFTKFHIPYMKWFKEQGWEVHVAASGQLELPYTDVKFSIPIHRSPFRYSNMLAFQKLKTIINQENYDIIHCHTPLGGVLARLAAVEARARGTKIIYTAHGFHFYKGASPFNWMLYYPIEKQLAKITDCLITINTEDYLLAKEKEFKASLIEHVHGVGVNTERFTPMDEQTKKATRETYRYKDDEFLLIYAAEFNHNKNQKFLMQAIEQLKKEIPKVRLLLAGEGPTLQQCQVEMFRLGIASSVDFLGQREDIDTLLPMCDVAVASSLREGLPVNVMEAMACGLPVVAVTNRGHRELVEHEVNGYLVERDDVSGFVEKILTLYQNKTLKQQLGKESRSRVSHFSLVKVQKELESVYAPFMLGEDYEEETKDQYHHTPI, from the coding sequence ATGCCGAGAAAAATATTATTCTGTGCTACCGTTGATTATCATTTTACAAAATTCCATATTCCTTATATGAAATGGTTTAAAGAGCAAGGGTGGGAAGTGCATGTCGCGGCTTCTGGTCAATTAGAGCTTCCGTATACAGATGTGAAATTCAGCATTCCAATCCATCGCTCTCCTTTTCGCTATTCCAACATGTTGGCTTTTCAAAAATTAAAAACCATTATTAATCAAGAAAACTATGACATTATTCATTGTCATACACCACTTGGAGGAGTGCTTGCTCGGTTAGCGGCGGTAGAAGCGAGAGCCCGGGGAACGAAAATCATCTACACTGCACATGGATTCCATTTTTATAAAGGGGCATCGCCTTTTAATTGGATGCTTTATTATCCAATTGAAAAACAACTAGCGAAAATCACGGATTGTTTAATTACAATTAATACGGAAGATTATCTTTTAGCGAAGGAAAAAGAATTTAAAGCGAGTTTAATTGAACATGTTCATGGTGTGGGGGTCAACACAGAACGGTTTACACCGATGGACGAACAAACAAAAAAGGCGACTAGAGAAACTTATCGTTATAAAGACGATGAGTTTTTATTAATTTATGCGGCAGAATTTAACCATAACAAAAATCAAAAATTTCTAATGCAAGCGATTGAACAATTAAAAAAAGAAATCCCAAAAGTTCGATTGCTACTAGCAGGGGAAGGACCAACATTACAACAATGCCAAGTTGAAATGTTTCGGTTAGGCATAGCAAGCTCCGTTGATTTCCTTGGACAACGCGAAGACATTGATACGCTCTTACCGATGTGCGATGTTGCCGTAGCTTCTAGTTTAAGAGAGGGGTTACCAGTAAATGTCATGGAAGCTATGGCGTGCGGGCTCCCAGTTGTTGCGGTAACGAATCGAGGCCACCGCGAATTAGTGGAACATGAAGTGAATGGCTATTTAGTAGAGCGGGATGATGTGAGTGGGTTTGTGGAGAAGATATTAACCCTTTATCAAAATAAAACTTTAAAACAACAGTTAGGAAAAGAAAGTCGAAGTAGGGTTAGTCATTTTTCACTTGTAAAAGTACAAAAAGAACTAGAAAGTGTATATGCCCCTTTTATGTTAGGAGAAGATTATGAAGAAGAAACCAAAGATCAGTATCATCATACCCCTATATAA
- a CDS encoding glycosyltransferase, with translation MKKKPKISIIIPLYNVKQYVGRCLDSLINQTMSEIEFIVVNDGSTDGSEKVVMDYAKNDERIVLINKENAGVSSARNKGLNYVKGEFIGFVDPDDWVNFDMYETMYEIATKEKMDVVMCTYVREFGTHSKEKTFLTEEKKYYYNEDVQSQIMRRIIGPLNAEIRELELLDAYGTVWSKLYRTSLIKENNITFTDLTIIGTNEDSLFNMEVLYYTKTFVLLNKPLYHYWRQNEQSVTSTYKPDLLKKWGNLYEHIDWFIQEKQLGDDYVKALNNRISLNTLGLGLNEISASGETSVLQKYRNMKNILQYKTIKHAVSMLDMKHFPFVWKVFYFFVKLKFTLGYYFMIQSIEHLRKIVR, from the coding sequence ATGAAGAAGAAACCAAAGATCAGTATCATCATACCCCTATATAATGTTAAACAATATGTAGGAAGATGTTTAGATAGTCTAATCAATCAAACTATGAGTGAGATTGAATTCATTGTAGTCAATGATGGATCAACGGATGGTAGTGAAAAAGTTGTCATGGACTATGCGAAGAATGATGAACGGATTGTGCTAATTAATAAAGAAAACGCTGGTGTTTCCTCTGCTCGAAATAAAGGGTTAAACTATGTCAAAGGTGAGTTCATTGGTTTCGTTGATCCAGATGATTGGGTGAATTTTGACATGTATGAAACGATGTACGAAATCGCAACAAAAGAAAAAATGGATGTTGTTATGTGTACCTATGTAAGAGAATTTGGTACGCATTCTAAAGAGAAAACGTTTCTGACAGAGGAAAAAAAATATTATTATAATGAGGATGTACAAAGTCAGATCATGAGAAGAATCATCGGTCCGTTGAATGCTGAAATAAGAGAACTAGAACTCTTAGATGCATATGGTACGGTATGGTCTAAACTTTATCGAACATCATTGATTAAAGAGAATAATATAACATTTACAGACTTAACGATAATAGGAACAAATGAAGATTCATTATTTAATATGGAAGTACTTTATTATACGAAAACGTTTGTTTTGCTAAACAAACCATTATATCATTACTGGCGCCAAAATGAACAATCTGTTACTTCTACGTATAAGCCAGACCTCTTGAAGAAGTGGGGGAACCTATATGAACATATAGATTGGTTTATACAAGAAAAGCAGTTAGGTGATGATTATGTTAAAGCTTTAAATAATCGAATTAGTTTAAATACATTAGGGCTTGGATTAAATGAAATAAGTGCATCAGGAGAAACTTCAGTATTACAAAAATATAGAAATATGAAAAATATACTCCAATATAAAACGATTAAGCACGCTGTTTCGATGTTAGATATGAAGCATTTTCCTTTTGTTTGGAAAGTGTTTTATTTTTTTGTGAAACTTAAATTTACATTAGGTTATTATTTTATGATTCAAAGTATTGAGCATTTAAGAAAGATTGTAAGATAG
- a CDS encoding glycosyltransferase family 1 protein: protein MKPFRILQVVTIMNRGGLETMLMNYYRQMDRTKIQFDFMVHRNEQGHYDEEIIKMGGRIITMPSIRPGHYRRYFQLLDDFFKHNTEYKVVHSHINENSSFVLKAAKEHGVPCRIAHSHLSDLGIDIKLPFRMYARYMMKDNANQYFACSEKAGEWLFGKKKVKVLNNAVNAKEFQYSEQVRNNLRTELNLKDKLVIGHIGRFNKQKNHTFLIDIFQQVKKQKPHSVLLLVGDGHLRPQIEKKVHDLGLGDSVRFLGVRNDIASLMQAMDLFLFPSLFEGLPVVLVEAQAAGLQCIVSNTITKEAKITKNVHFVKLLDSATDWANKVLSTSTEHMNTFHVLREKGYDTTTMADWLTGYYTAYCKREFSSTKLEAVT, encoded by the coding sequence TTGAAGCCATTTCGAATACTGCAAGTAGTGACGATTATGAATCGTGGCGGTTTAGAAACGATGCTCATGAATTATTATAGACAAATGGACCGAACGAAAATTCAGTTTGATTTTATGGTGCATCGAAACGAACAAGGTCATTATGATGAAGAAATTATTAAAATGGGTGGAAGAATTATCACTATGCCTTCTATTCGTCCAGGTCATTATCGAAGGTATTTTCAATTACTAGATGATTTTTTTAAACATAATACAGAGTATAAAGTGGTGCATTCACACATAAATGAAAACAGTAGCTTTGTGTTAAAAGCAGCTAAAGAACATGGTGTTCCGTGTAGAATTGCGCATAGTCATTTAAGTGATTTAGGCATTGATATTAAATTGCCATTTCGTATGTATGCTAGATATATGATGAAAGATAATGCAAACCAATATTTTGCTTGTTCTGAAAAAGCTGGAGAATGGTTGTTTGGAAAGAAAAAAGTTAAAGTGTTAAATAATGCTGTAAATGCAAAAGAATTTCAATATAGTGAGCAAGTTAGAAACAATCTCCGAACAGAACTGAACTTAAAGGATAAGCTAGTAATTGGGCATATCGGTAGATTTAACAAACAAAAAAATCACACCTTTTTAATTGATATCTTTCAACAGGTTAAAAAGCAGAAACCACACTCAGTTTTACTATTAGTGGGTGATGGTCATTTGCGACCGCAAATTGAAAAGAAAGTCCATGACTTAGGTCTAGGAGATTCTGTACGATTTTTAGGTGTGCGTAATGATATTGCCTCATTAATGCAAGCTATGGACTTATTTTTATTTCCATCGTTATTTGAAGGGTTACCTGTTGTATTAGTTGAGGCTCAGGCTGCTGGATTACAGTGTATTGTATCAAATACAATTACAAAAGAAGCAAAAATAACAAAAAATGTACATTTTGTAAAACTTCTAGATTCAGCAACAGATTGGGCAAACAAGGTTCTATCGACCTCAACAGAACATATGAATACATTTCATGTCTTGAGAGAAAAAGGGTATGATACGACAACAATGGCAGATTGGCTGACTGGTTATTATACAGCTTATTGTAAAAGGGAATTTTCAAGTACGAAGTTGGAGGCCGTAACATGA
- a CDS encoding glycosyltransferase family A protein: MNPTLTVFTPTFNRAYCLNKCYESLVRQTSQDFLWLIIDDGSTDNTPLLVEEWIREDKVKISYYYQDNQGMHGAHNTAYEKIETELNVCIDSDDFMSDDAVEKIVSFWTKHGSDSLAGIVALDATPTGEIIGTTLPTSLTAATLTELYGKYKIKGDKKLVYRTKLMKETPPYPLFVGEKYCPLSYKYILIDQKCPLLLMNEIVCYVDYQTDGSSMNMIHQYKKNPRGFSFFRKVAMKYAPTYKERVRETIHYISSNLLIRNFHYIAESPCKFTTFLFSPAGWLLYLYIINTERNTIGNVRKNT; the protein is encoded by the coding sequence ATGAATCCGACTCTAACAGTATTTACTCCGACATTTAATCGAGCCTATTGTTTAAATAAGTGTTATGAAAGTCTTGTAAGACAAACGAGTCAAGATTTTTTATGGCTTATTATTGATGATGGTTCTACAGACAATACACCGCTATTAGTGGAGGAATGGATAAGAGAAGACAAAGTTAAAATTTCTTATTACTACCAGGACAATCAAGGGATGCATGGTGCACATAATACCGCCTACGAGAAGATAGAAACAGAACTTAATGTTTGTATTGATTCGGACGACTTTATGTCAGATGATGCTGTCGAAAAAATTGTTTCTTTTTGGACAAAACATGGGAGTGACTCATTGGCAGGCATTGTTGCACTTGATGCGACACCAACGGGTGAAATAATTGGGACTACACTGCCAACTTCTCTTACAGCAGCAACTCTCACTGAATTATATGGAAAGTACAAGATAAAAGGTGACAAGAAGCTCGTTTATCGAACAAAGTTAATGAAAGAAACGCCACCATATCCTTTATTCGTTGGGGAAAAATATTGTCCTTTAAGTTATAAGTATATTTTAATAGATCAAAAATGCCCGTTATTATTAATGAATGAGATCGTTTGTTATGTCGATTACCAAACAGACGGATCAAGTATGAATATGATTCATCAATATAAGAAAAATCCTCGAGGGTTTTCTTTTTTTCGAAAGGTTGCAATGAAGTATGCACCAACATATAAAGAAAGAGTAAGAGAAACGATTCATTATATTTCAAGCAACTTATTAATAAGGAACTTTCATTATATTGCAGAGTCACCTTGTAAATTTACGACGTTTCTTTTTTCACCAGCAGGTTGGTTATTGTATTTATATATTATTAATACAGAAAGAAACACGATTGGAAATGTTCGAAAAAACACATAA
- a CDS encoding EpsG family protein produces the protein MTVMYMNLLTVYVTALFSRYFAKENELTQTKIIPNKLLALFALLSLVLVSGLRSNIGDTYYYVHSYTITDYTFQSIDFTGDFGFNLLQMLLQQISNDPQILLFVTALITNALIVGVLYHYSRMFELSLYVYITLGFFLVSMNGIRQYLAAAIIFAATKFLFEGSFKKYLLVVLLAATIHQSALVLIPIYFIVRKPAWSKMTFILLFCSIIIVAGFEMFLSVLFNVLGNTQYAGYQNFEEGGANILRVVVYATPVIIAFFGKEKLKEMFKHSDVVVNMSVIAMLFMIVSTQNWIFARFAIYFGLYQLLLIGWIVKLFIKKDQKLIYLGILVCYFIYFYYEQALSLNIIYQSNYFSF, from the coding sequence ATGACAGTTATGTATATGAACCTTTTGACCGTTTATGTAACGGCACTGTTTTCTAGATATTTCGCCAAAGAAAATGAGCTAACACAAACAAAAATAATACCAAATAAATTATTGGCATTGTTTGCTTTACTGTCACTAGTGCTTGTATCAGGTCTTCGAAGTAATATAGGAGATACTTATTATTATGTCCATTCTTACACGATAACCGATTATACTTTTCAAAGTATTGATTTCACAGGTGATTTTGGATTTAATTTACTTCAAATGCTATTACAACAAATTTCAAATGACCCTCAAATCTTACTCTTTGTAACAGCTCTTATTACAAATGCATTAATAGTAGGAGTGTTATATCATTACTCAAGAATGTTTGAGCTTAGTTTATATGTATATATTACATTAGGTTTTTTTTTAGTATCGATGAATGGGATACGACAGTATTTAGCTGCAGCCATCATATTTGCGGCAACAAAATTCTTATTTGAAGGGTCTTTTAAAAAGTATTTACTTGTTGTATTACTCGCAGCAACGATTCATCAGTCTGCACTTGTATTAATTCCGATATATTTTATCGTTCGAAAACCAGCCTGGTCGAAGATGACATTTATATTGTTATTCTGCTCTATTATTATTGTTGCTGGGTTTGAAATGTTTTTATCCGTTTTATTTAACGTTTTAGGTAATACACAATATGCAGGGTATCAAAATTTTGAAGAAGGTGGGGCAAATATATTACGGGTAGTCGTTTATGCTACTCCTGTCATAATTGCTTTTTTTGGTAAAGAAAAGCTGAAAGAGATGTTCAAACATAGTGATGTAGTAGTGAATATGTCGGTTATTGCAATGCTGTTTATGATAGTATCTACACAAAATTGGATTTTTGCAAGATTTGCAATCTATTTTGGGTTATATCAATTACTTTTAATCGGATGGATAGTAAAGTTATTTATTAAAAAAGATCAAAAGTTAATTTACTTGGGGATACTTGTTTGTTATTTTATATATTTTTATTACGAACAAGCATTGTCTTTAAATATTATATATCAAAGCAATTACTTTTCATTTTAA
- a CDS encoding sugar transferase, with amino-acid sequence MKRLFDIIVSFFLIFLLLPLFLIVTVLVRVKLGTPILFKQVRPGLNEKPFTLFKYRTMTNERGKDGNLLSDEMRLTSFGLLLRKFSLDELPQLFNVLKGDISLVGPRPLLMEYLPLYSGEQRKRHQVRPGITGWAQVNGRNAVSWEERFTLDVWYVDNYSFLLDLKILFMTVVKVIKSEGINQEGHVTVEKFSGNSSVNEGSG; translated from the coding sequence ATGAAACGATTGTTTGATATTATCGTTTCTTTTTTTCTAATTTTTTTACTGCTTCCACTCTTTTTAATTGTCACAGTATTAGTAAGAGTAAAATTAGGAACACCGATTTTATTTAAGCAAGTGAGACCTGGGTTAAATGAAAAGCCATTTACATTGTTTAAATACCGAACGATGACAAATGAAAGAGGCAAGGATGGAAATTTACTTTCTGATGAAATGAGATTAACGTCATTTGGTCTATTGTTACGAAAATTTAGTTTAGATGAATTGCCACAGCTATTTAATGTATTAAAAGGGGACATCAGTCTTGTTGGGCCACGTCCGCTCTTAATGGAATATTTGCCATTGTATTCTGGAGAACAACGGAAACGTCATCAAGTGCGTCCAGGTATTACAGGATGGGCACAAGTCAATGGCCGTAACGCAGTGTCATGGGAAGAACGATTTACCTTGGATGTTTGGTATGTAGACAACTATTCTTTTTTACTTGATTTGAAAATCTTGTTTATGACCGTTGTCAAAGTAATAAAATCTGAAGGGATTAATCAGGAAGGTCATGTGACAGTCGAAAAGTTCAGTGGAAATTCATCTGTAAATGAGGGATCGGGATGA
- a CDS encoding acetyltransferase, with protein sequence MRIIVIGHGGHSKVIRDIIEANKGYEIVAYVDDKFTDMDKQDSLYYGPLAAFKDIHHLFSPAKVVVAIGNNKTRKKIVQQLQLTDDQVVTLVHPSAVVSPSATIGSGTVVMANVTINASVKVGSHVIVNTNSVIEHDSIIEDYVHISPNATAAGTVEIKEGVQLGVGASVIPNVTIGEWTIVGAGAAVVTNLPSYTTAVGVPAKIIGTQKWEVFKVVE encoded by the coding sequence ATGAGAATCATTGTAATTGGACATGGGGGACATAGCAAAGTCATTCGGGATATTATCGAAGCTAATAAAGGTTATGAAATTGTGGCCTATGTCGATGATAAATTCACTGACATGGACAAACAAGATAGTCTATATTATGGGCCGTTAGCTGCTTTTAAAGACATTCATCACTTATTTTCACCTGCTAAAGTAGTCGTAGCGATTGGAAACAATAAAACTCGTAAAAAAATCGTGCAACAACTTCAACTTACCGATGATCAAGTAGTCACTCTTGTTCATCCTTCTGCTGTAGTGAGTCCAAGTGCAACGATTGGAAGTGGAACAGTTGTCATGGCAAATGTGACGATTAATGCGAGTGTTAAAGTTGGTTCACATGTTATTGTAAATACAAATTCTGTGATTGAACATGATAGTATCATTGAAGATTATGTTCATATTTCACCAAATGCGACAGCGGCAGGTACAGTTGAAATAAAAGAAGGTGTGCAGTTAGGTGTTGGTGCTTCAGTTATCCCGAATGTCACAATAGGGGAGTGGACCATTGTTGGTGCTGGAGCTGCTGTTGTAACGAATCTTCCTTCATATACTACAGCGGTTGGTGTACCGGCAAAAATTATCGGAACACAAAAGTGGGAGGTGTTTAAAGTTGTTGAATGA